A region of Haloplanus sp. XH21 DNA encodes the following proteins:
- a CDS encoding DUF420 domain-containing protein, which translates to MATASASGPIKEHPAAVTAVLSAVGYTLVVGTFLGVVPGSIFPDLSLQQVNRLSDAIAVVNTVATLTLLAGWRWIRRDEVTRHATAMATGFGLILVFLVLYLTKIGGGGTKEFVGPTLVYYAYLAMLAIHILLSIVSVPVVLYALVLGVTHTPAELRKTAHARVGRVAAGSWILSLSLGVVTYLLLNHVYDWEFVEAVVVLPVGA; encoded by the coding sequence ATGGCAACGGCTAGCGCCAGCGGCCCGATCAAAGAGCATCCCGCCGCGGTCACCGCCGTCCTCTCGGCCGTGGGCTACACCCTCGTCGTGGGCACGTTCCTCGGCGTCGTTCCGGGATCGATCTTTCCTGATCTCTCGCTCCAGCAGGTGAATCGCCTCTCGGACGCCATCGCCGTCGTCAACACGGTTGCGACGCTCACCCTGCTCGCCGGCTGGCGGTGGATCCGCCGCGACGAGGTGACGAGACACGCCACCGCGATGGCGACGGGGTTCGGTCTCATCCTCGTCTTTCTCGTCCTCTACCTGACGAAGATCGGTGGCGGCGGCACCAAGGAGTTCGTCGGCCCGACGCTCGTCTACTACGCCTACCTGGCGATGCTCGCGATCCACATCCTCCTCTCTATCGTCTCGGTGCCGGTCGTCCTCTACGCGCTGGTTCTGGGCGTGACCCACACCCCGGCCGAACTCCGGAAAACGGCCCACGCCCGCGTCGGCCGCGTCGCTGCGGGGTCGTGGATCCTCTCGCTCTCGCTCGGCGTCGTGACCTACCTCCTCCTCAACCACGTCTACGACTGGGAGTTCGTCGAGGCTGTCGTCGTCCTCCCGGTCGGCGCGTGA
- a CDS encoding glycosyltransferase: MHVAFVTMTTAQHEASWHAQRVRALAERLVAHGHEVTICCAQWWDGDHPAFDYEGVTYRRVTTERAPRPFLAKLPLVLNGVRADVIQVATRPLLAVPAANVAATLRRTPVVAEWWDSPDDGGRTWRDHWAVRSPNAVLVPSQTVETAVRERGADPDSIEVIPDSIDMPLIRDAPVDPRADMVYARSLDEHANVEEFLLALAELRQQEWRAAVIGDGPARTDAERMARDLRIDDRVEFLGALDPAEQVPILKGAHVFAQTATWEPFASDLLRALACGCVGVVEYQADSAAHELVEEDPRGALVTSPQELAGEIVTAAGMERWTVNEAYASYDHHAVLNRYVDCYERGIENYGFL; this comes from the coding sequence GTGCACGTCGCGTTCGTGACGATGACGACGGCTCAGCACGAAGCCAGTTGGCACGCTCAGCGGGTGCGTGCGCTCGCTGAGCGACTGGTCGCCCACGGCCACGAGGTGACCATCTGCTGTGCGCAGTGGTGGGACGGCGACCATCCCGCCTTCGACTACGAAGGCGTCACCTACCGCCGGGTGACGACCGAGCGCGCGCCCCGGCCGTTCCTCGCGAAACTCCCGCTCGTCCTCAACGGCGTCCGTGCCGACGTGATCCAGGTGGCCACACGGCCACTGCTGGCCGTGCCCGCCGCGAACGTCGCGGCGACCCTTCGCCGGACACCGGTCGTCGCCGAGTGGTGGGACAGTCCCGATGACGGCGGTCGCACCTGGCGAGACCACTGGGCCGTCCGGTCGCCAAACGCCGTCCTCGTCCCGTCACAGACCGTCGAAACTGCGGTGCGTGAGCGGGGCGCCGACCCCGACTCCATCGAGGTGATCCCCGACAGCATCGACATGCCGCTGATTCGGGACGCCCCCGTGGATCCCCGCGCGGATATGGTGTACGCCCGCTCGCTCGACGAACACGCCAACGTCGAGGAGTTTCTGCTGGCGCTGGCGGAACTCCGGCAGCAGGAGTGGCGCGCCGCGGTCATCGGCGACGGGCCGGCGCGAACCGACGCCGAGCGCATGGCTCGGGACCTCCGAATCGACGACCGAGTGGAGTTTCTGGGGGCGCTCGACCCCGCCGAACAGGTGCCGATCCTCAAGGGCGCACACGTCTTCGCCCAGACCGCCACCTGGGAACCGTTCGCGAGCGACCTCCTCCGCGCGCTGGCGTGTGGCTGTGTCGGCGTCGTCGAGTATCAAGCCGACTCGGCCGCCCACGAACTCGTCGAGGAAGACCCGCGCGGCGCGCTGGTGACCAGCCCCCAGGAACTCGCGGGCGAAATCGTGACCGCAGCCGGGATGGAGCGCTGGACCGTCAACGAGGCGTACGCGTCCTACGACCATCACGCCGTCCTGAACCGCTATGTCGACTGTTACGAGCGGGGTATCGAAAACTACGGATTCCTCTAG
- a CDS encoding MTH865 family protein: MSDTVEAELREQFRAAFENADFPVSDQMDLVPALPNGPATRFEAGDVSFSAMELAANLDGHQEFPYDSVDELVDDLIAALEAEDLL, translated from the coding sequence ATGAGCGACACCGTAGAGGCGGAACTCCGCGAGCAGTTCCGGGCGGCGTTCGAGAACGCGGACTTCCCCGTGTCCGACCAGATGGATCTCGTTCCGGCGCTCCCGAACGGCCCGGCAACGCGGTTCGAGGCCGGCGACGTCTCCTTTTCCGCGATGGAACTCGCAGCGAACCTCGACGGTCACCAGGAGTTCCCCTACGACTCCGTCGACGAACTCGTCGATGACCTGATCGCGGCGCTGGAAGCCGAAGACCTGCTATAG
- a CDS encoding S9 family peptidase: MFDIERYLNIRSAYGASFGPDGDRLAFLMDTTGVPQVWTIDDPGAWPEQRTFFDDRVTFVSWSPERPELVFGMDRGGNEREALYRLDVASGAVTDLTRHPDAKHRFGGWSPDGEYVAFASNRRDNAVFDIYVQGRTDTGADAERVHEGDGWFAVSGWSPSGDRLALVESHSSFDQDVYVLDVATGERRHLTPHDGDVRYQSVSWGPDGDNLYLVTDRDVDTLSLARIDLSTGDLSTVEAADADDHEADDDWNVDGVAVDDESRRLVYSRNVDGYTELGVGELVAPGRVDHFPSPDLPPSVAGGVSFDDSGERFALTVTRSDDTANVYVADVVSGGVERWTRASTAGIPRDTFVAPELVRYPSFDGLEIPAFFSLPETDTGHGETPVVVDVHGGPESQRRPSFGRVKQYLLSRGYAVFEPNVRGSSGYGKAYTHLDDVEKRMDSVADLKAGAEWLHDHPAVDPDRIAVMGASYGGFMTLAALTTYPDIWAAGVDIVGIANFVTFLENTGDWRRELREAEYGSLDADRELLESISPIHQVEEITAPLFVLHGENDPRVPVSEAHRIVEGAREAGVPVRELIFEDEGHGFTKLENRIEAYAAIVEFLDTHLADGKTD, translated from the coding sequence ATGTTCGACATCGAGCGGTATCTCAACATCCGGAGCGCGTACGGCGCCTCCTTCGGCCCGGACGGCGACCGTCTCGCCTTCCTCATGGACACCACGGGCGTCCCGCAGGTGTGGACGATCGACGACCCGGGGGCCTGGCCGGAACAGCGGACTTTCTTCGACGACCGCGTCACGTTCGTTTCGTGGTCGCCCGAACGTCCCGAACTCGTCTTCGGAATGGACCGCGGCGGCAACGAGCGCGAGGCGCTCTACCGGCTCGATGTCGCCAGCGGCGCCGTCACCGACCTGACCCGCCACCCGGACGCGAAACACCGGTTCGGCGGGTGGAGTCCCGACGGCGAGTACGTCGCCTTCGCGTCGAACCGCCGCGACAACGCCGTCTTCGACATCTACGTCCAGGGCCGAACCGACACGGGCGCCGACGCCGAACGCGTCCACGAGGGCGACGGCTGGTTCGCCGTCAGCGGGTGGAGTCCCAGCGGTGACCGCCTCGCGCTCGTCGAATCCCACTCCAGTTTCGACCAGGACGTCTACGTCCTCGACGTGGCGACCGGCGAGCGCCGCCACCTCACCCCTCACGACGGCGACGTGCGCTACCAAAGCGTCTCGTGGGGACCGGACGGCGACAACCTGTATCTCGTCACGGACCGGGACGTGGACACCCTCTCGCTCGCCCGGATCGACCTCTCGACGGGCGACCTCTCGACCGTCGAGGCGGCCGATGCCGACGACCACGAGGCCGACGACGACTGGAACGTCGATGGCGTCGCCGTCGACGACGAGTCTCGCCGACTGGTCTACTCGCGCAACGTCGACGGCTACACCGAACTCGGCGTCGGGGAACTCGTCGCGCCGGGACGGGTCGACCACTTCCCGTCGCCGGACCTGCCGCCCAGCGTCGCCGGCGGCGTGAGTTTCGACGATTCGGGCGAGCGGTTCGCGCTGACCGTCACCCGGAGCGACGACACCGCCAACGTCTACGTCGCCGACGTGGTGAGCGGTGGGGTGGAGCGGTGGACCCGGGCGTCGACGGCGGGCATCCCCCGTGACACCTTCGTCGCCCCCGAACTCGTCCGGTATCCCTCTTTCGACGGGCTGGAGATTCCCGCCTTCTTCTCGCTGCCCGAGACGGACACCGGCCACGGCGAGACGCCCGTCGTCGTCGACGTCCACGGTGGCCCCGAATCACAGCGCCGCCCCTCGTTCGGCCGGGTGAAGCAGTATCTGCTCTCGCGTGGCTACGCGGTGTTCGAACCGAACGTCCGGGGGTCGTCGGGGTACGGCAAGGCCTACACCCACCTCGACGACGTGGAAAAACGGATGGATTCGGTCGCCGACCTGAAGGCGGGCGCCGAGTGGCTCCACGACCACCCGGCAGTCGATCCCGACCGCATCGCCGTCATGGGCGCCTCCTACGGCGGGTTCATGACGCTCGCCGCGCTGACCACATATCCCGACATCTGGGCGGCCGGCGTCGACATCGTGGGTATCGCCAACTTCGTGACGTTTCTCGAAAACACGGGCGACTGGCGGCGCGAACTCCGCGAGGCCGAGTACGGCTCGCTGGACGCGGACCGGGAGCTCCTCGAATCCATCAGTCCGATCCACCAGGTCGAGGAGATTACGGCCCCGCTGTTCGTCCTCCACGGGGAGAACGACCCTCGCGTCCCCGTGAGCGAGGCTCACCGCATCGTCGAG